The following proteins come from a genomic window of Leucoraja erinacea ecotype New England chromosome 1, Leri_hhj_1, whole genome shotgun sequence:
- the LOC129699643 gene encoding uncharacterized protein LOC129699643, which translates to MADSFSQETVLDYLLQHRGKVRNADLVAHFRLFLSDPERRLQNREHFKKFVNSLAVVKVEDGVKYVLLRKRYVEFIPEEVSCSGDSGLGRADTGENEGISPADTRQVPHLPSEPGADVGLQGLGAPKGSDKSRQSPRSSTGAVSDVSRAVVQAAKDRAKGLLGGDRASVASLTQLEAREGRERASGDQPRGQKDLTAANNKVEDSVARKSKVLRSGDREINSAANVLCTGEAARLLNDEGNRANNFDEPVLGSSTASPILSYAAPPVAQHKGSGRPAHKKLPNSSAEIISVKPVPEKTSHKSEHNSFANFVEVNPSQRMEGIASSPSDTALINHRVSPSSSKKHSSNAKIWQEQSAGGDAMLFVSSEECIPTKQGKLNDRLHAGNGQQMGNSQHREGENTSAKNHASPKVTRSKELPHKIQPLSPVNNHHTVCKMTDKNLSRNARDRPECLVQATSLKEQKKEELSEVKERSDDSSLVPLDSKEHEWIVKTSAGMFEEACALFSEDPSIGMKKDFISGYTILHWIAKHGNYHALSKFFGCARKQRTKLNVNIKSTCGYTPLHIATMYGQLKVIKYLVNKYHANFNIRDHSGKKPWQYLNCDASADVFYMLGAPECKQAKPAQINSTFSAKGISRQKSSPTVSRKTSFSALLKSPHLMQKFMNLSSDNLFAISEEDEKNKN; encoded by the coding sequence ATGGCTGACTCTTTCAGTCAAGAGACCGTTTTGGATTACCTCCTTCAGCACCGCGGGAAGGTGAGGAATGCGGATTTAGTCGCCCATTTCAGGCTCTTCCTGAGCGACCCCGAGCGGCGGCTGCAGAACCGCGAGCACTTTAAGAAGTTTGTCAACTCGCTGGCCGTGGTGAAGGTGGAAGACGGCGTCAAGTACGTCCTTCTGAGGAAgagatatgtggaattcattcccgAAGAAGTATCCTGTTCTGGCGACTCGGGGCTCGGGCGTGCAGATACAGGAGAGAATGAGGGGATCTCGCCTGCGGACACCAGGCAGGTTCCGCATCTACCGAGTGAACCCGGAGCCGATGTAGGGCTTCAAGGGCTCGGGGCACCGAAAGGGAGCGACAAGAGTCGCCAGTCTCCCAGAAGTTCAACCGGAGCGGTGTCGGACGTGTCCCGGGCTGTTGTACAGGCGGCAAAGGACCGGGCGAAAGGGTTACTAGGTGGAGACCGCGCTTCTGTGGCGAGTCTCACACAACTTGAGGCCAGGGAAGGTCGCGAAAGGGCCAGCGGGGACCAACCCCGGGGTCAAAAGGATCTCACGGCAGCAAACAACAAGGTCGAGGATTCGGTTGCTCGCAAGTCAAAAGTACTGAGGTCTGGAGATCGTGAAATAAACTCTGCAGCGAATGTTTTGTGTACGGGTGAGGCTGCCAGGTTGTTAAACGATGAAGGCAATCGCGCCAACAATTTCGATGAACCTGTTTTAGGTTCTTCCACAGCCTCGCCTATCCTTTCTTATGCCGCCCCGCCTGTTGCTCAACATAAAGGGAGTGGGAGACCTGCCCATAAAAAACTTCCCAACAGCAGTGCTGAGATTATATCTGTAAAACCCGTTCCTGAAAAAACATCGCATAAATCTGAACATAATTCCTTCGCGAATTTCGTGGAAGTCAACCCTTCTCAGAGGATGGAGGGAATTGCATCTTCTCCCAGTGATACAGCATTGATCAACCATCGTGTAAGCCCCTCATCATCGAAGAAACACAGCAGCAACGCAAAAATATGGCAAGAACAATCAGCTGGTGGCGACGCTATGCTATTTGTAAGTTCAGAAGAATGTATCCCAACGAAGCAGGGGAAACTGAATGATAGACTACATGCTGGAAATGGGCAGCAAATGGGTAACAGTCAGCATCGTGAAGGAGAAAACACATCAGCCAAAAACCATGCGTCTCCTAAAGTGACCAGGAGCAAGGAGCTTCCTCACAAAATCCAACCATTGTCACCAGTCAATAACCATCACACTGTTTGTAAAATGACTGATAAAAATTTATCTCGGAACGCAAGGGATCGGCCAGAATGTTTGGTCCAGGCAACGAGCCTCAAGGAGCAGAAAAAAGAGGAACTGTCAGAAGTGAAAGAGCGATCCGACGATTCTTCATTGGTTCCACTCGATTCTAAAGAGCATGAATGGATAGTGAAAACATCTGCGGGTATGTTTGAAGAGGCCTGCGCCTTGTTCTCCGAGGACCCCAGCATTGGCATGAAAAAGGATTTTATTTCTGGATATACAATACTTCACTGGATAGCAAAGCATGGCAACTACCATGCACTCAGTAAATTCTTTGGTTGTGCAAGGAAACAGAGAACAAAATTAAACGTGAACATTAAATCTACCTGTGGGTACACTCCTCTGCACATAGCCACAATGTATGGACAACTAAAAGTCATTAAATACTTAGTTAACAAATATCATGCAAATTTTAATATAAGGGACCATAGTGGCAAAAAACCCTGGCAGTACCTGAATTGTGATGCTTCTGCAGATGTGTTCTACATGTTGGGTGCTCCTGAATGTAAGCAAGCAAAGCCTGCACAGATAAACAGTACATTTTCAGCAAAGGGCATCAGTAGACAAAAATCATCTCCTACTGTTAGTAGAAAAACATCATTTTCTGCTCTCCTTAAATCCCCTCATCTAATGCAAAAATTTATGAACTTGAGCTCTGATAATTTGTTTGCAATAAGTGAGgaagatgagaaaaataaaaactga